Within the Hevea brasiliensis isolate MT/VB/25A 57/8 chromosome 2, ASM3005281v1, whole genome shotgun sequence genome, the region gggaggggaggagagagaaacgagagagagaagaggggagagccatcgcgcgcgggagaagaaaaaggaagaaggaaaagggccggtccgattcgaccggtccgatccggtccggttcgattcggccggttcgattcgaaatataaaattttgaatttttactctgcctcgggaccgaaaacgaggtccaaaaattccgaaaaaaatttcataaaactcagaaaaatacgtagactccaaatatatttttagttttgccacgtggtctttaaattaatttttaaaaattatcaaagtttatattttcggaaaatcgaacccaatttttaaaatccgaaaaacctcagaaaaattccaaaaattcaaataaaattaaaataccaaaaatactcataaataataaaattttggggtgttacattgcagcaggcgactatgtattcctgaaggtttctccaatgaagggagtcatgagatttggaaagaagggcaagttggcacctcggtatatcggaccttttgaggttattgatagagttggagcagttgcctactggttggagctaccacccaacctttcccatgttcatcctgtgtttcacatctccatgttcaggaaatacattccagatccttctcatgtattacagccggatgtaatagagctaaaagagaacttgacatttgaggagcaacctgtagccatagtggactatcaagtgagacagctaagatcaaaacagatccctatggttaaggttttgtggaggagtcagtcagtggaagagtgcacctgggagtcagaacgggacatgcgtagcaagtacccttatctgttcaatgtgtaatcatgtactttattctgccttgtgtaaaaattcgaggacgaattttctgtaaggggggaagaatgtaacaccccaaaattttaaattttattattttatgagtattattgatattttaattttatttaaattttaagaaatttttttgagatttttcggattttaaaaatcgggttcgattttccaaaaatataaattttgatgatttttaaaaatttatttaaagtccacgtggcaaaactaaaaatatatttggagtctacaaatttttctgagttttctagaattttttcggaattttcggacctcgttttcggtcctaaggtagagtaaaaattcaaaattttgtatcctaaatTGAACctaccgaatcgaaccggactggatcggactggtcgaatcagaccggtcttcttctttttcttcctcctcgtCGCGCGCGTTCCGACCTCCCTCcccttctctcccgttttctctctcctccctcctccccttgtcgCGCTGCCGCCTCCCCTGCTACCCTAGCTCGCCGGCGCCCATCCCCAGCCGTCCCAGCCCACCGGCAGCCGCCTGGAATGCCGGAAAACGGCCCCTGAAATGACACAACGCGTAAGCgcgccgcttcgtcttcccgaccgaaatccggccgatccggccaccaatcggactgggtcttgtgtctaaatccatctactcgtcgagagctttccatagacaccaagaacaccgaaatccattgagcggtttgtccaatttttgctcgggaagttttagcccattttgacttttgggctagattttctcgcaaatcgtgaatcccactagaaaactgagagtaccagagcgctccactcgttgagagcttcgcggcgacataaattttgaatttttctgacaccgtttttcggtgggtcccgtgGAACTTCGtattgtttttccgagcattaaatgagcttagaaaattccgtaaaatttatttactaacctccgtgttgtgggcttcgtgtaggtatcctcaattcgtggaaattcgacggttgttcgggtctgtgaatttccggccagacagacccgctaccggaaaagtctccgaactggatcgaggttttggctaccccatcattgtcagacatcccgagcgctttcccaaagtcggaattggcaaaggtaaacccgaaccttgctttttcataattttctagtgcttaaataggattaaaaatccataaaatattcttggtagctcagaaaattatgattctttttgcaatagcctagtaatattgttaaggaccgcggggcaaagttttagaatttttagagcttgtttgggtagtttttgcaaaaatgatcaattataaggactaaattgaaattttacatattgtgatggatgactgatttgatgggcccaggaggggctgtgtgatgtgattgaattgtggatatatgagttgcgaatatagaagtgtgttttgagctcttttgcaggttgggtaagttctaggtataggggagactctgccggattttcggcacgacttagaacgtatttggtcttttcatgatttgtattgagtcaattgtgttaaataattgtaatgtaattgtcaggtgagcgacgaccttcttcctccgcgccCATACGGTGAcatttgtcaagtctgtgagtaaaatattaattttaattgtaatttcgatattattatatgtttaagcatgctcatgcatcacttatatgtatgtatctatgtagttaaactctaggcacgttttatgttgcattcattactgttaaagtgccatggatgttgttgtggtaatttagagcagtgtgtgtgcgttagcgtgcgtgtgatgtggtgtgtactatggataggacgggtagtcacggcttgagatcttcgctgggacccgatccttcggggatagtcacggcttgagttcttcgctgggaccccgatttggtttattaagcgaaagtccggcttgagttcttcgctggcaccaggttggatttaagagagctgtataggggatcagctcccatatattatgattgatattactgggtgtgtgagtgctccaaattacctttttgctattatgatgtgaatttattgctgatgttgcatttcactctacagggtgcattagtttcagatagttatagagattatggttaaaattgatattttactctctgagtcgaacgctcactcctgttcaatatttttccaggccagaGGAGGATTTTTtgtgaggttaacctgctttctccctcgcaggttatttattcatgtttgtgtaattctataaatttctagaatttccgcatgtgttagaaatatttaactgatttgggtctgtaatataaattgttattttggacctgtaaaattattatcacatgcatgtttgatggactggatgagggagctgagctcccatttatttttatgttgatatgagtatgtggagggtgagctgagctccctaattgagtatttattttgtttacaggtcgggtgagtcaaaaactccccgttgaaaggtccattttgtggccagactctgtccagttgaattctttAAATTggtcccaaatgggccttagagttgggttaatgaataattAGGCCTACTACGAGTctcgggagctttaggctggctcaggtcctagtgccggtccggcccataggttgggtcatgacagttATTAAAACAGATAATATTACCAAATATAATTTGAGTGGGTTGAAAAAGtagaatttttagaattttgaaaattttttttaacccaTTAAATTAATGGATTaagaatatatatttttcaaaatctctaaatacattaaaaaaaattttcctttattttaaatactaaaaaattataaaaaatatttaaaaaaattttactttataaaATTTTACTTTACCCTTCTTATCCTAAACAGAATGTTAAACGGATGAGTGTTCTACTTCTATTTGAACTAAATCACCATTTCTCAATCTTTAAGTGAAATATAAGAGTAATTAATACAATTTGTAATTTAGTGAATCACATATTTACTTACGAATTTTAATATTAAACTAAAGAATTGCTCGTGCTATAgtagttattaataattttaatttatatatatattttaaaattttaatatttaaaaataatacaatattttaattttttattaattattttaaattttatttttattatttttatctctcaaaattttaataaaaatttcataataaaaataattaaaatctatatatgtataatatagatataaatatatgtaattaatatatattaatatattttaagttaacttataataatggctcgttattataatattaattaaccattaaataatttagaacttatatataataaaaaagttACATATTAGTCATgtgttaatattataaaaaaaaatatcatgtaataaactcttatatatatatatatattttgatttttatatactttaataattaaataatttttaaaatattataaattcagTGATTTATGAGCATATTAAATATTTGAAAATTAGTTCAcatttaatttgagaatgttgaaacaacttcataatttaaattttatgagagttaccattttatttaaaaaattttaccattcaaattttggaatttaatttaaaaatatttattcaaattatcaaaataaaaaaaaagaaaatagttgAAATAAATAAAACGAACTATGGGCCTTGGGTTAAATTTTTAGGCCGAGCTCAGGCGGTAGCCCATACTAGAAAAGCACACAGGTAGATTCCATTACAGATATTCCTTCTCCACTATTCAGATTTTGTAGTTTTCAGGCGTAAGCCCTACCTCTTCACTCAGGTTCTCTCCCTGTCTCAATTTGCTTTGACATGCGGTAAACAGATGATAGGAGCTAGCTGTGTTTTATAGCAAATGCTGTCTGTATTGATTTGTCACTGTTATTCACTTACTGAAATATGATGATTTAGAGTAAccctttgattttaatttcattttttgctGTTGTTGATATCGAAATGCAAATTATATGATGAAAATTTGTTTTTTTGCCTCTTCCTAGTTTGATTGGATTGGATGGATATATGGGATGATTTGTTATTTGCTTGTTTGCTTGTCTACACATAAAGGTTAAATTTGAAATTGACGATCACGTGAACTGAAATGTTATCCATCTCCTAATTTGATTAATTGTTTTTGCTAATTGTTGTAAGGTATAAAATGATCTATGGGACTGatgttttcattttctttcatttagtTGATTCTGACTTTTTTGTTGGTAAACTTGTGTTTAAAAGGGAAGGGCAAATACAACATGGGTTATGCTATGCTATTTGGTGTTTCATTGTCAAATGGTTTTACATTTGGGAAGGCATGTTCTCATGCTTTTCTGCGTCATGTTAGCCATGTAACTAATGGTAGAAATTAGCTATTGGTGCTTATGTCCTTTGTGTTTATCATTTCTGGTATCAGAGTGGCTGACTGTGTTTACTTCTTTATGTTTGATAATGAGTAAACTGTAAAGTATGACATCTCACAAGTTGCATAATGCATCATAGAAATTTTATTTGTGGACAACTCTTGGGGaaaaacaattgcagaattcatgCTAGATGAAAGTTACAGGAAGTTCAAAGTGAAGAAAAAATTTGCCTATATAGAATTTCTTGTGATTGGATTACTTTCATTGTATTTTTTGCTCTTTCTTATTCAGTCACATTGTCCCTGATTTCATGGCTGTTTTGCAAGGTTTTTACTCATACCCGAATTATTGCTACCTTGATTCAGGTTATCAAATGATGGACACACAGGAAATAGTGGAGAAGCCATCTGAAACCATTCCAGCTAATGCATCTCAAAAAAAGCAAGAAACACGTGATGAAATGCTATCAAGGCACAGGTAAACAAGTTCAGTTTTGAGATCAATTCTAGTCTCTTCATTTACTTATGGGCGGATTCTAGTGTCTTAATTATTATGGTACCATGTTTTAGTTTGTGGCTATTTCATGATAACTAGATCTATCATATATTTATAGTATTCTGATGTACAACTGTACAAGTAGGTGGTTCAATCATTGTTAGCACTATAATGGAGATGACAATATTTAGAAATCCTCTAATGCCTACTCAAAACTCTGCGAGTAAAGTTTGCATTTTCTGTACCTTTCCAAATGATGCTCTAGTTCAATGTTTCATAGTAGATTTAATGTTAACTTATAGCAACTATTTTATGGAAAAATATCAATTTTGTAAGAATGGTGTTCCTTGGAATCACTAATTCACATTAAGGCTCGTGACTAAAATTATGCAAGCAGAAAGGAGATAGCAGAACTGCAGAACAAAGAAATTGAACTGAAAAAGGCTGCAGCAAAAGGCAGCAAGGCTGAACAGAAAGCTAAGAAGAAGCAGGTTGAAGAGCAGATCTCTCAACTTTCTACTAAGCTAAAAGAAAAGCATGCTGAAGAACTTGCTTCATTAGGCTATAGCAGCAGCAGTAATGGAAATGAGAAAAGCAATCTTGACAATTTGGTGAAGGCCATAGCTGGTGTTTCTATTACAAACCAACCAGAACACTCCAAGGTCAGCAAGAGTGCAAAGAGGAGGGGAAAAAGAGCTCAGCAAGAGGCAGAAAGAGAGCAAAGAATCCAAGAAGAGCAGAGCAACCTTGTAAGTGATCGAATGATTGaagatgagaaattgaaaggaaagctTGAACCTCTTGGATTGACGGTTAATGAAATAAAGCCAGATGGACACTGCCTCTACAGAGCCGTTGAAGATCAGCTAGCAGTCCTTTCTGGTGGTTCTTCTCCCTATACATACCAAGACCTTCGGAAAATGGTGGCTTCCTATATGATGGAACATGCATCAGAGTTTGTTCCTTTTTTCCTGTCAGAAAATATAACTGAAGGAGATCTCAATAATTCTCTAGCAGACAGATTTGAGAATTACTGTAAAGATGTGGAGTCTACATCAGTATGGGGTGGGCAACTAGAGCTGGGGGCTTTAACTCACTGTCTCAGGAGACCTATCCTGATATATTCTGGGTCCTTCCCGGATGTGGAGATGGGGAAAGAGTACAAAAC harbors:
- the LOC110634583 gene encoding OVARIAN TUMOR DOMAIN-containing deubiquitinating enzyme 5, producing the protein MMDTQEIVEKPSETIPANASQKKQETRDEMLSRHRKEIAELQNKEIELKKAAAKGSKAEQKAKKKQVEEQISQLSTKLKEKHAEELASLGYSSSSNGNEKSNLDNLVKAIAGVSITNQPEHSKVSKSAKRRGKRAQQEAEREQRIQEEQSNLVSDRMIEDEKLKGKLEPLGLTVNEIKPDGHCLYRAVEDQLAVLSGGSSPYTYQDLRKMVASYMMEHASEFVPFFLSENITEGDLNNSLADRFENYCKDVESTSVWGGQLELGALTHCLRRPILIYSGSFPDVEMGKEYKTNGGTDSSNGSILLSYHKHAFGLGEHYNSVVLNLIR